From the Burkholderia glumae LMG 2196 = ATCC 33617 genome, one window contains:
- a CDS encoding 4a-hydroxytetrahydrobiopterin dehydratase, protein MIHKLTSEARKTQLETLPHWSAVPGRDAIQRSLRFTDFNAAFGFMTRVAIKAQEMDHHPEWFNVYNRVDITLSTHDANGLTERDIQLARFIDEVGRDAHAQLG, encoded by the coding sequence ATGATCCACAAGCTCACATCGGAAGCACGCAAGACGCAGCTCGAGACGCTGCCGCACTGGTCGGCCGTACCCGGCCGCGACGCGATTCAGCGCAGCCTGCGCTTCACCGACTTCAACGCCGCGTTCGGGTTCATGACCCGCGTGGCGATCAAGGCGCAGGAAATGGATCACCATCCAGAGTGGTTCAACGTCTACAACCGCGTCGACATCACGCTGTCCACGCACGACGCGAACGGGCTGACCGAACGCGACATCCAACTCGCGCGCTTCATCGACGAAGTCGGCCGCGACGCTCACGCGCAGCTCGGCTGA
- the phhA gene encoding phenylalanine 4-monooxygenase, with protein sequence MSNVVTAMLQEQFDAGLETRQDFTIDQPLERYTRVDHAVWSQLYARQTALLEGRAADAFVAGMKRLTLPADRVPSFEDVNRQLQPATGWEIVAVPGLVPADVFFAHLASRRFPVTWWMRRPDQLDYLQEPDCFHDLFGHVPLLIDPVFADYMHAYGQAALAVSDDPFALSLLGRLYWYTVEFGLIRSRHDRDQLRIYGAGIVSSRGESVYSLESAAPNRIGFDLDRVMRTAYRIDTFQKTYFVIDDFEQLFALAKVDARALARRLAGLAEHPAGAVLAGDRVLHRGTGEGWAGDDDATGRA encoded by the coding sequence ATGTCCAACGTCGTCACCGCGATGCTTCAGGAGCAGTTCGACGCGGGTCTCGAGACCCGCCAGGATTTCACCATCGATCAGCCGCTCGAGCGCTACACGCGCGTCGATCACGCAGTCTGGTCGCAGCTCTACGCGCGGCAGACGGCGCTGCTCGAGGGCCGCGCGGCCGACGCATTCGTGGCCGGCATGAAACGCCTCACGCTGCCGGCCGACCGCGTGCCGTCGTTCGAGGACGTGAACCGGCAGCTGCAGCCGGCCACCGGCTGGGAAATCGTCGCGGTGCCGGGGCTCGTGCCGGCCGACGTATTCTTCGCACACCTTGCGAGCCGCCGCTTTCCCGTCACTTGGTGGATGCGCCGCCCGGACCAGCTCGACTACCTGCAGGAGCCGGACTGCTTCCACGACCTGTTCGGCCACGTGCCGCTGCTGATCGATCCGGTGTTCGCCGACTACATGCATGCCTACGGCCAGGCCGCGCTCGCCGTCTCCGACGACCCGTTCGCGCTGTCGCTGCTGGGCCGGCTCTACTGGTACACGGTGGAATTCGGCCTGATCCGCAGCCGGCACGATCGCGACCAGCTGCGCATCTATGGCGCCGGCATCGTGTCGAGCCGCGGCGAATCGGTCTACAGCCTCGAAAGCGCCGCGCCGAACCGGATCGGCTTCGATCTCGACCGCGTGATGCGCACCGCCTATCGCATCGACACGTTCCAGAAGACCTACTTCGTGATCGACGATTTCGAGCAGTTGTTCGCGCTCGCGAAGGTGGACGCGCGCGCGCTGGCCAGGCGGCTCGCCGGGCTCGCCGAGCACCCGGCCGGCGCCGTGCTGGCCGGCGACCGGGTCCTGCATCGCGGCACCGGCGAAGGCTGGGCCGGTGACGACGACGCCACCGGCCGCGCCTGA
- a CDS encoding Lrp/AsnC family transcriptional regulator, whose product MLELDHFDLALLDVLQRFGRATHQQLGEQVPLSPSQIGRRLQRLEAAGVIDGYRVVLRPERLGLGVTAFTSLKLKHHGDSIIEQFQQQIDVLAEVLECHAVVGDADYLLRIVAPDLNALSSFVMKKLMRVPGVDSVRSNIVLTTFKRSGPLPLSHLEPGAAPA is encoded by the coding sequence ATGTTGGAACTCGATCACTTCGATCTGGCGCTGCTGGACGTGCTGCAGCGCTTCGGACGCGCGACCCACCAGCAGCTCGGCGAGCAGGTGCCGCTGTCGCCGTCGCAGATCGGCCGGCGCCTGCAGCGCCTCGAGGCGGCCGGCGTGATCGACGGCTATCGCGTGGTGCTGCGCCCGGAGCGGCTCGGGCTCGGCGTGACCGCGTTCACCAGCCTGAAGCTCAAGCACCACGGCGATTCGATCATCGAGCAGTTCCAGCAGCAGATCGACGTGCTGGCCGAGGTGCTCGAATGCCATGCGGTGGTGGGTGATGCCGACTATCTGCTGAGGATCGTGGCGCCTGATCTGAACGCGCTGTCGTCGTTCGTGATGAAGAAGCTGATGCGCGTGCCCGGCGTGGACAGCGTGCGCTCGAACATCGTGCTGACCACCTTCAAGCGCAGCGGCCCGCTGCCGCTGTCGCATCTGGAGCCGGGAGCGGCGCCGGCCTGA